The following DNA comes from Agromyces mangrovi.
CCCCGGGACGCGTCGATGTACGACCGGCACGCGGCGGGCAGCGACTCGACGCTCGACCCGAGGAAGATCGTGTAGATGCCCGCGTCGGCACCCCGCTCGATGACCTGCGTGAGGCGCGGCCGGTCCACCGGGGCATCCGCCGACACGAACAGCACGAGCGCCATGTCGCCGTCGACCTCGCCGCCCTGGTCGATCGCCTCGCCGATCTGCGACCCGAGCTCCATCGCGGTGTCGGCGTCGCGGAGCGGGCCCCGGCGCGTGGCCGTGCCCGACAGGCGCTGCAGGATCGTCTCCTCGAGCGCGTTCAGCAGCGCGGTGCCCGTGGCCTGGCTGTCGGCCAGCGCGAACTGCGCGAACGGCGAACGCGGGCTCGTGGTGTGCGGCATCCACTTCAGCCACTCGAGCTCGCGCGCCCAGCCGGGATCGACGATCGCGGCCGTGATGATCTCGTTCGGCGCGTGCAGGCCGAACAGCTGCACGCCGAGGCCGCGCACGACGTCGGCGGCGACGCCCCGGGGGCCGGCCACGCCCAGCGCACCGGCGCTCGGCAGGAGCTCCACGACGGGGATGTCGTCGATGGTGGCGAAGCGCTCCCGCAGGTTCTCGACGCGGGCGGCGTACTCCGGGATGCCGCCCCCGCCGGGTGACGGCGCGATCGAATTGCGGCTCGTCGCACGACCCGTGCCGAGCCGGAACGACAGGAAGTTCCAGTGCTCGGGGCGCCGGGTCCAGAGCATCGGGCCGAGGCGCATGGCCTGCTCGTAGACCGTCGCGACCGCGGGCGCCTCGCCCTGCCGGCGGTCGAACTCGACCTCGACCTCCGCGGTCAGGCGCTCCTCGAGCGCCTCGGCCTGGAGCTCGAACGTCTCGATCTCCTGGCGGACCTTCCGGCTCGTGAAGCTCCGTTGGCCGAACCAGTTCGCCAGCAGCATGAGCGGTGCCATCGCGACGATGACCAGCGAGAGCACCCGCTGGGTCAGCGCGTAGATCGAGAGCCCCATGATGACCGGTGCGACGATCATCGGCCACGGGAACATGCGCGGCGTCGCCTCGGTGGGCAGGTCGGGGTGCGGGTACTCGGTGCCCGGGTAGCGCGGCTCCACGCGCGGCGACCGGTTGAACATCAGGGCGCCGCCGCGTTCGAGCACCGGGTCGTGCTCCACCTCGGCCGATGCGACGGGCGTGATCGCGACCTCGGTGTCGCCCAGCACGATGGGCTGGCCGGGGATCACGGTGAGGCGGGGCACGAGCCCGCCGTCGACGAGGATGCCGTTGGCCGAGTTCAGGTCGACGAGCTCGATGCCGTGGCCGACCTCGATGCGCGCGTGGCGCTTCGACACGAGCGGGTCGGCGAGCACGACGTCGGCGTCGCCGCCGCGGCCGATGACGCTGTGCCCCTCGGGCAGGTCGATGCGCCGGCCGGCCTCGGGTCCGCTGCGCACCTCGAGCACCGCGGCCGGTGCCGCGCGCCGCCCGCCCGTGCGCGCGCCCGCGTCGGGCACGACCGCCGCGCGGAAGCCCGACCCGATCGCCGCGTCGGCGAACAGCGCGCTCGACGCGAGCGTGGTGGCCTCGCGGGCGGTCGGGGCTGCGACGGCGAGGGTCAGCGGCACGCCCGCCGTGCCCGTGCCGCGCGGGTCGCTGCCGGCGATCGCACGCGCGACGTCGCCCACCGTCGCGGTCGCGTCGGAGGTGACCACGATGTCGACGTCGTCGCCGCCGGGGCGCCGGTAGGAGAGCTTGACCTTCATGCGCCGACCTCCGCGCGCTCGACCGTGAACGACCTGCCGCCGACCTCGACCCGGGCCCCCCAGGCGAGCGACATGCGCTCCCCGCGGGCAGCGCCACGGGCTCGCCGCCCGGCCCGCGCACCTCGGTGCCGTTGGTCGAGCCGCGGTCGGCGATCCAGAACCCCGACTCGTCGACGCCGAACGCGGCGTGCGTCTTCGAGATCTCCATGCGCGGGTCGTCGAGGGGCACCAACTGCGCCACCCGTTCGCCGGCCCGCGGCTCGGGCGCCCGGCCGAGCAGTCCGTCGCCGGTCACGTCGATGCGGCTGCCGTCGTCGAGCACGAGCACCGCGCCGATGCGGCCGTCTCCGGCCGGCCGGCCGTCTCCCGCAGGCGCGCCACCGAGCGCGGGCGGCACCCACGCCTCGTCGGCGGCGGGAGCGGCGACCACGCCCGATGCGGACCTCGCCGCGGGGATGAACGCGGCCGCGCCCGGGGCATCCGTCGCCAGTGACGGCAGCGACTCGCGTCGCGTGGACGGCGCCGGGACGAGCGCGCGCCGCGCCTGCCGCACGGCCTTCGCGTCCGCCGGATCGAGCGCGTGCCGAGCGTCGACCAGCCAGACCGAGCCCAGCCGGTCGAGCCAGCTCCGTCCGCGACGGGTCGGGTCCCAGAGGCCCGACGCGAACAGCAGCGCCGGTCCGAGCAGCGGCAGCAGCGACCACGACAGCCAGAGCACCGTGGCGCGCCAGGTGAGGCGCCAGAACCCCGGGCGGCCGAACGTGACCACGCTCACGCTGCGCAGCCCCGCGCTCGCCTTGCCCGCGGTCACGCCGCGGCGCCCGTGCAGGATGAGCTGCACCAGCCCGAACACCGCGAGCAGCACCTGGCTGACGAGCACGAGCACGAACGGCAGCAGCAGGTCGGACGGGGCGGCAGCGGATGCCTCGCCCAGCGCGACCGGCAGCAGCACGCGCAACAGCAGCACCGCCCCGACGACTCCCGGGGCGGCGAGCACCGACCAGATCGTCGCGTCGATCGTGAACGCGAGCATGCGACGGCCGGTGGGCGCCGACCGCACGCCGAGCACGTCGGCGTCGTCGAGGTCCGCGATGCCGCCGGCGCTCGTGCCGGGCTCGCGGACGGCTGCGGCCTGTGGGGTGACGCTCACGCCGGTTCCTTCCTCGTCGGCGCGGTCGCGCACCTCGATCCGGGCGGCGCGCACGCACCTGCATCCGAGGAGAACACCTCGCGGGCTCGCCGTCGATGGGGAGCGGTCACCACCGGACTCCCACCCTACGTGCGGCGGAGCCCCTCCGATGCACGACGGCGACGCGCCGTGGACAGACGGATGCCGCGGGCGGCGGCCGCCCGCGGCATCCGGAACCTGCGCTCAGTGACGCGTGAGCTGCGGCCCCGCCGCGAGCTGGCGGTCGTACTCCTCGTACGCCGCGCGGTTGCGCGCGGTCACGGTGCGGCCCCGCGCCGCGACCCACGCACCGAACCAGAGCGTCACCTCGCGCGCGAAGACGCCGGCGAGGATCGCGCGCGGGTCGAGCCAGCGCGCCGCGACGAAGTCGCCGACCTCGGCCGAGGTGAGGTTCCAGGCCTCGCCGAGCAGCGCGCCGCCGACGTACGAGAAGTACACGACGATGCCGACCAGGAGGCCGAAGACCGCGTACGCCCACCAGCCGTTCCGGTTCACGATCGCCGCGAGCAGGATGAACGAGAGGAAGAAGACGAGCACGGGCACCCAGAACGCGGGGTGGCCGAGGAACTGCAGGAACGCGTCGATCGGCTCGGCCGTCGAGCCCTGCACGAAGACCAGCAGGTAGCCGGCGAGCGCGTAGAGGGCCGCGAACGCGACCGTCGCGATGAGGCCGACGAGCACCCCGAAGCCCCGGTTGCCCCTCGGACGCGGCGGGGTGGGCGCCTGCACGTAGATCGCGCGCTGCTCGGGCTCGGCCGGCGGTGCCGGCGCCGCCGGGGCTGCCGGAGCCACGGGTGCGGGCGGCTCGGTCGTGGGCGCCTCGTCGGCAGCCGGGACCTGCTCGGTCGGGGTCTCCGGCTCGGCGGGCGCGGGCGCCGGCTCCGGCTCGGCCGCAGGTGCGGCGGGTTCGGCGACCGGCTCGTCCGCGGCCGCGGCGTCGGGCGCCGGGTGGTCGGCCTGCGCCCGCTGCACGGCGGCGTCGAGCTCCGAGGTGTCGGACTCCTGCGCGGAGTCGGTCGGCGGAGCCGGGGGCGCGGGCGGCTCCGACGTCGGTGCGGCATCGGCCTGCGGGGCATCCGCACCCGTCGTCGTGTCGGTCTCACCGGTGTCGGCCTGCGGCGTGCTCGTGGGCTCGTCCTCGGGTCGAGATCCGGGCGTCGTGTCGCTCATGTGGCACCCCTTCCGGGCGCGCCGAGCGCCCCGTCGCGGTCACTCTAGCAACGCGAGCCGCCCTCAGCCGGGCGCCGCGCACGGGTGTCGCGCGGCCGCGGGCCCGGCCCCGGATACACGACGAGGGCCCCGGATCGCTCCGGGGCCCTCGTCGTGTCGGCGTGACTACTGGTAGTTGCCGGGGGTGAAGTCGTCGCTCGAGAACGAGTCGAAGTCGACGAAGCTCAGGTCGCCCTCGGAGAAGACCGCGTCCTCGGAGAAGATGCGGTTCGGGTAGCGCTCCGCCTTCGCCTCCTCGGTCGCCTCGACCGTCACGTTGCGGTACTTGCCGAGCCCGGTACCGGCCGGGATCAGCTTGCCGATGATGACGTTCTCCTTGAGGCCGACCAGCGGGTCGGACTTGCCCTCCATGGCGGCCTGCGTGAGCACGCGGGTCGTCTCCTGGAAGGACGCGGCCGACAGCCACGACTCGGTCGCGAGCGAGGCCTTGGTGATGCCCATGACCTCCTGGCGGGCCGAGGCGGTCTTCTTGCCCTCGGTCAGCGACGCGCGGTTGATCTCGTTGTACCGGCTGCGGTCGACGAGCTCGCCCGGCAGCAGGTCGGTGTCGCCGTGGTCGACGACCGTGACCTTGCGCAGCATCTGGCGCACGATGACCTCGATGTGCTTGTCGTGGATCGGCACGCCCTGCGAGCGGTACACGTCCTGCACGCCCTCGACGAGGTGCTTCTGCACGGCGCGGACGCCCTTGACGCGGAGCACCTCCTTCGGGTCGACCGTTCCGACGATGATCTGCTCGCCGAGCTCGACGTGCTGGCCGTCCTCGACCAGGAGGGTCGAGCGCTTGAGCACGTTGTACGCGATCGGCTCGTCCCCGTTGTCGGGGGTGAGGATCACCTTGCGCTGCTTCTCGGTCTCGTCGATCGTGATCTTGCCGGGGGCCTCCGCGATCGGCGACGCACCCTTGGGGGTGCGGGCCTCGAAGAGCTCCTGCACGCGGGGCAGACCCTGCGTGATGTCGTCGGCCGAGGCCGAACCACCGGTGTGGAAGGTACGCATGGTCAGCTGCGTGCCGGGCTCGCCGATCGACTGGGCCGCGATGATGCCGACGGCCTCGCCGATGTCGACGAGCTTGCCGGTCGCGAGCGAACGGCCGTAGCACTTCGCGCAGACGCCGACGCTCGACTCGCAGGTGAGCACCGAGCGGACCTTGATCGACTCGACGCCCGCCTTGACCAGGCGGTCGATGAGCACGTCGCCCACGTCGGCGCCGGCCTCGGCCAGCACCTCGCCCGTGGCATCGACGGCGTCGGATGCCAGGTTGCGCGAGTACACCGAGTTGTCGACGTCGGCCGCCTCGCGGAGCACGCCCGCCTCGTCGGCCTCGGCGATCGTGAAGGCCAGGCCGCGAGTCGTGCCGCAGTCCTCCTCGCGGATGATGACGTCCTGCGAGACGTCGACCAGACGACGCGTCAGGTAGCCCGAGTCCGCGGTGCGGAGCGCGGTGTCGGCGAGACCCTTGCGGGCACCGTGCGTGGCGATGAAGTACTCCGCCACGGTCAGGCCCTCGCGGTAGCTCGAGATGATCGGGCGCGGGATGATCTCACCCTTCGGGTTGTTCACCAGACCGCGCATACCGGCGATGTTGCGCACCTGCAGCCAGTTACCGCGAGCACCCGAGGACACCATGCGGTTGATGGTGTTGTCCTCCGGGAAGTTCTCGCGCATGGCCTGGGCGACCTCGTCGGTGGCCTTGGTCCAGATCTGGATGAGCTCCTGACGACGCTCGAGGTCGGTCGTGAGACCCTTCTCGAACTGCGCCTGGACCTTCGCGGCCTCCTTCTCGTGCTTCGCCACGATCTCCGCCTTCTGCGGGGGTGCGACGACGTCGGAGAGGGCGACGGTCACGCCGGAGCGGGTCGCCCAGCGGAAGCCGGCGTCCTTGATCCGGT
Coding sequences within:
- a CDS encoding ABC transporter codes for the protein MSDTTPGSRPEDEPTSTPQADTGETDTTTGADAPQADAAPTSEPPAPPAPPTDSAQESDTSELDAAVQRAQADHPAPDAAAADEPVAEPAAPAAEPEPAPAPAEPETPTEQVPAADEAPTTEPPAPVAPAAPAAPAPPAEPEQRAIYVQAPTPPRPRGNRGFGVLVGLIATVAFAALYALAGYLLVFVQGSTAEPIDAFLQFLGHPAFWVPVLVFFLSFILLAAIVNRNGWWAYAVFGLLVGIVVYFSYVGGALLGEAWNLTSAEVGDFVAARWLDPRAILAGVFAREVTLWFGAWVAARGRTVTARNRAAYEEYDRQLAAGPQLTRH